The Nitrospira sp. sequence TCATCTTTTGCGAGCCCATCTCCAGGCTTGATGCGTATCCACATGATTCCGCCGATGAAGGCGATGAAGGCTGCGAAACCGAGTGAGGCGGACCAACCCCACTGTTGAGCGAGCCACGGCGTGAGCGTTGGAGAAATGGCCCCGCCGAGATTGGCTCCCATGTTCATGAGGCCTGAAAGACTGCCGGTATGGGTCGGTGAAAGATCGCTCGTCGAAGACCAATAGGCGCCGATTGTGAAGTAGAGCCATCCGGCACCCAATGATAGACTGGCGATGGCGAGATAGGGGGATTCCAGCGCCGAGCCCAACGCGATGGAGCCTGCCGCCAGCCCCATCCCCACCATGCCTACGATTTGACGGCCCTTCGTTACGCCTTGCCTGATCGTCAATCGATCGGTTACCCACCCGCCGAGAGGACAGGACACAAGAATTGTGAGGAAGGGGGCGGCCGCAAACAATCCTCCGCGCAAGACAGTGAAGCCGCGCTCATTGACGAGGTAGAGATAGAACCAGGACATATAGACGTACGCGACATAGCCCAGACATCCGTAACTCAGCATGAGCCACCAGACGCTCGGTGTGTTTCGCAACGTGGTCCAAGGAATCGACGGTCGTGTTGTGGAAGCAGGCGTTGTGCAAGGGGTCGCCACACGATGTGTTGTCCACGGATGAGTTGCTGGACGGTCGGCAGCCAAGAACCACCAAATAGCGGCAAGGCCGATGCCGATCCCGCTCGAAAGATAAAATGCAGTTTGCCAGCCATAGTTGACCATGACCCAAGCGGTGAGAGGCGGCGTGATGGCTGCGCCGATCCCAATTCCACCTATTGCGGTGCCGATGCCCAGACCTCGCTCATGGGGCGGAAGCCAGTCTGTGACGGCTCGATTAAAGGTCGGCAATGCGGCCGCTTCTCCGACGCCGAGAAGAAATCGGACAAGAGCAAGCGCACCGACGATTCCCAATGACCCGGCCAGGAATGATGTTGCCGCCATGGCTGTCCAAGCGGTAAAGCAAGACCACCAGATGAGCGCGATCGTCAAGACGATACGAATACCCCATCGGTCGCTGAGCCATCCACCGGGAACTTGGAACAGCGCATATCCGACGACGAATGCGGAGAAGACGTACCCCATCTGTTGATCGGTGAGCCCCAATGCCGGCATCATTTCGCGGGCGGTGACGGATATATTGACTCGGTCGATGTATGTGACCACGCTGATGGCGAAAAGTAATCCGAGGATCATCCAACGCAGGGGAGAAGGAGGGGAAGGCTCTCTGCGATCAGGATGAATGGTCTCGCTCACGATGATTCAAACATCAGACGTATGGAGAGGCATGTGCTCTGATGGTGGAAGGATTCGAATGCATGAACGGATTGCCGCCTCTTTGTCAGAGGCGGCAACGTCGTCTTTACTTGCTGAGGATTTCGAGTAATTCCACCTCGAATACCAAGGTCGCTCCGGGCTTGATAGTCGGCGGTGATCCGCTGTCTCCATAGGCCAGATTGGACGGGCAAATCAGCCTGCTTTTTCCACCGATCTTGATCTGCTGGACACCTTCCGTCCAACACTTGATGACCTTGTCGAGAGGAAATGTCGCCGGTTCCCCGCGCTTGACGGAGCTATCGAATACCGTCCCATCGGTCAGGGTGCCATGATAATGGACCTTGACGGTATCCGTTGCCTTTGGTGCTGCGCCGGTTCCAGGCTTGATGGCGGTAATGACGATGCCCGACTCGGTCTTGGTCGAGCCTTTCTCCGAAGCGGCTTTTGCCGTAAATGCAGCGCCGGTCTTCTTTTCACCCTCCGCGACAAGAGCCAGTCGAGACTGTTGAAGGATTTGAATTTTGGGTCCGAATGTTTGGAGATCGGCCTTCGGAGGACGCTTGAGCACGCCGTCGGTCATGCCCGTCTTGACCATCTCGAGTTCGGTCTCACTCAAGGAAAAGGTCCCCAGCGATTGACTGATGGCCAGCCCTAGGGCATACAAAGTTTTCTGGTCATCGTTGACAGGATCTTGCGATGCCGCCAGTAGTGGCGCGCTGAGGACAAGAAGCCCGGTGGCAAGGCACAATGTACGAATTCGCATGGATTGAGGGTCCTTTCTTGTGATGGGCTAAGGTAGCACGTAAGAATACGATAGCTTTCCTGATCTCACAATAGAAATTTTCTCCAAAGCCTCATGAACTCATCGTGGAGATTCAATGGGATGACATGCTGCCCATTGCGTCGCTCGCTCGTCGGTCATGGATGACCATGGAAGGGGGTGTCCTTGGGAGGAAGAGGACACCCCCATGCCGGTAGGTGTTCCATAGTACTCAGAATTACTTTTCAGTGGCGCTCAGAATTTGACTTCCCGGCAGGAAACCCGTATTCGTAGAGGCCTTCGTTTTTTCTTATCCACCGGGCGCATTGAATGAGGAAGGTCGGTCATGGGGATGAATGAGTCATATCTCGTCACGGCCTTATTGGATGTCAACGATGTACAAGACGTAGACGATCGAGCAGAAGCACGTACCTACCTCATCTCCGACCGTATGTCCGGCATGGCTGCCATTATTGACTCCGTCCTAGAAAACATCGAACGTGATTGCAAGGTCATTCGAGATCTTGGTCTTACCTTACTATTCGCCCTCGAAACGCATATTCATGCGGATCACATTACGGGCGCATCGCTGCTCAAAGCTCGGACCGGTGCACAGATTGTCTATGGAGGCGGTGCAAAGGGTGTGGTGATGGGTGCGGATCGATTTCTTTTCGATGGCGAAACATTGTCTCTCGGCGATACGCGCATCCAAGGGCTCGCCACACCGGGGCACACCGATAGCTGCATCAGTTATGTGTTACCCGGCGCAGTATTCACAGGTGATTCCTTGTTTATCGGGAGCAACGGCCGCACGGACCTGCAAGGTGGCTCGGCGGAGAAGCTGTTCGATTCCATACGCCACAATCTCTTTGCTCTTCCGGACGACACCATCGTCTATCCCGGGCATGACTACAATGGTCGGGTGTCCTCAACCATCGGCGAAGAAAAGCGATGCAACCAACGACTGAACCTGTCCATTTTGAAGGCCGCATTTATCGAAACGATGAATGCCAGGAAAGTGCCACCCCCCGCGAAAATGAGCATTGCCATTCCGGCGAACATGCGGGCCGGCAATATCTGATCTGTAGCCGTCTATAGCCTCTTCACCACCACAGTTGTGTAGGGTGTCGTTCTATCGAGCTTGTATCGTGGCCTAGAACCCTGCCGTCATCGAAGCGAACACCAAAATCGCTATCATGACAATGGTGACTGTGATGAGCAGGAACGGAGGATGAGTAGCAAACCCTCTAGTCATGGCTTACTCCTCCCGTTATATGGTGATAACTTAATCCTACCGCTGATGGGCAGAGTGTGTCTAGCCGGGTTGCTGTGGCTTCTATAGCCCCCTGATATGTTCTCCTTGAATTGGGAATCTATCTCGTGTACAAAGCCGCCTCCGTTAAGACACGGTCATCGGGCGAGCACACTACAACAAAGGAGTCGTGATGGGAGATCAGTGGTCCTTGAGTCAAGAAGAAGAAGACCTGAATCGCCGGAGTCTGTTTCGCAAGGCGAGAAAGGGCGACGAAAAGGCCAGGCTGGAGTTACAGGAAGTGTACGGCGTGCGATTGTGGTCAGAGCATGAACGTGCAGAGTTGGTGTATGAAAATCCCCGACACGCTGCCAAGCGCGGTGCCAAGAAGGCTTGAACTCAACAAGGCATGGATCGGGCATCGACAGGGTCTCAAGTCTAGCAATCAAGAAGGCTTTGAAGGGCGACAATGTTGCTCCTCGAAAATGAACCAGGATTATCGAGGCAGTCGCAAAAGACGCCGAGGCTCTAAAGAAACTATGGGGGCGGGGATATGGGGTCTGGCGACGGGGTCCTATGCGGGATTATTCGAGATGCCAGTTGTGGTAAGCGATGGTGGCGGAGAGGGAGGGATTTGAACCCTCGGTAGAGATTTTGTCCCTACGACGGTTTAGCAAACCGTTGCCTTCGGCCACTCGGCCACCTCTCCGCGCCGTACTGGATATGATTAGTCAATCACTTAGGAGATTTGCATTCTCTCGTGTTCAGTCGAGTCGACATTTGTCCCATTTTATAGGCCATCCGGTCAACTAGTTTCCGCTCGGAGGGGAGTGACGCTCTCCTCAACACTCAGATTCACCCTCCAGAACTACGCCAGCGCGTACACGCCCAGGCAGAGATTCCCAGTTGCTCTCAACTGGTGTGAGGCCATCCAGCAATTCCACTGCCGCCCGTAAAATGTACGTTAGACGATTGAACTACCCTATTGGATCAGTCTGCCTTCAAAAGTCAGTTTTGAGATCCCTCCCTGATGTGGCCAAACTGTGGCAGAACGATCCTGTCCGACGTGGTTTCATCTGTTCCTTCCATACCCTTTATCCGTCTGAAGGAGCACACTGCATATCCCACTTGACGACACGGCCTCTCGGCGCCTAACATCGACGCACGACGTTCCAGCCGCGCTGACTGGCGTGACCTGGAGCTTACCTACCCCTCCAGTCTCCGCCGCTCTAACGCCAGAATTCATCTACACCTCTCATCAGGAGGCACACTTTGTGTGGCCAATCGTAAATCCGATGGTCTCTTCCCTCTGCTGGAGCGAAGAGATGAAAGGAGGGGCATTATGCATCCCATTCTTGTCAGCATCGTTGTGGCGGCGGGTCTTGTGTGGTGTGGGAGCCAAACATTTGCCCATGAAGGCGACCTCGCTAAGCATTCTGTGCACCAATACCGAACGGTCACGGTCGAGAAGGTCGAATCGGGTTTAGTGTTTTTGGGCCAGCCGACTGGCGTGGGGCAGCGTACGGTCAGCGTCCACAAAGCTGAGCGCATGGGGCTATTAAACCCAAAGAAAGGCGATGAAGTCATCTTGATAATCGATGAGCACGACATGCTGATTGATCTGCATGCGAAAGGAGTTCAGCCCGCAGGACATCGCCTGATCACTGGCAGGCTGACTTATGCGGACCCCACGTGGGAGGTAATTGAGATTTCCAATGCCGAAGGGAAGCACATGTTGGCGATGGATGAGGATGCGAGCAGCAAGGTGTTCACTATGATGGGCTACGAACTCGTAGTGGCGGAGTTGAACGAAGACAACTTGGTAATCGATATCCACCATCTCCGCTAAATGTATGGATGTTGTGTTCACGGTATTTTTGCATGAGAGGGAGGCATTGTTGCGGATCTGCCTTGGATCGACTCAACGCTAGGGTAGTGTCTGAGGCAGATCCTTCTGCGACGTTGGCGGATTTCTTAGGCGTCGCGAACGCGGGGGGACGCGCGCCCAGAAAATGACGGAAAACGACGGTACAGGACGGTAACGCCAGTTGCAACGTTACAGCTAGTGTTTATGCTGTGTTTCGAGTCTTTTGGCGAAGTTCGAGATGGACCATTTCGGGATTTAGCAAACCGTTGCCTTCGGCCACTCGGCCACCTCTCCCTGAGCACCGCACGACTTATTCAGCTTGTCGCTGACTTGTAGCCAAACTGTGGCAGAACGATGCCAGCCATAGATTCCTCGTCCCCACCGACATTGACATGCCGTGCTTGAGTCGGTAGCATCACTTGCCCCACGTTGAACACACTGCCGACGGCCGAATGGAAGGCCAGTCCGCCGACTCTGTGAGAAAGGCGAACTGGTATGCTCCCTCTACGTACAGAACTCAGCGACTATTCCCGCGCGTGCGAACGCCTCATTGCTGCCGCGGCATCCGCCGATGACACTGCGTTCACCCAAGACGAGACTGATTGGATCGCGTATTACGTGGCTGAGATGACCAATCTGGTCGACCAGCTCGTGCGTAAATTAAAAGCTCAGGTCCTCCGCGACCGGGAAACGCTCCAAGCATTCGCCGTCGCCTCCGAGGCGTTGTTCCTCACGGATACTCTTTCGAAAGGGGAGCGAGACAGCATCCGCCACTCGGTCTCCTATGTAACAAGGAAGATTCTCGTTGAAAAGGATGGTCCAGCGGGAGACCCGTCCATCGAGGGGTGATGTAGGCCCCTTGACATCACTTTTTCATCGGTTCAACCTACAACTCTACCCTAGCCACATCTGCCGACGGCCTCATGGAAGGCCCGACCGCCGACTTGTGTGAGAAAAGGCGGTCGCGTGACGATACCTCTCCGAAAAGAAATCAGGGACTATTCCTCCTTTTGCGAACATCTCATTGCTGCAGCGGTTTCGCCAGATTCCATTCCCTTTACTCAGGACGAGATTGACTGGATATCGTATTACACCGCTGAGATGACCAACGTTGTCGACCAGCTCGTCCGTAAATCCAAAACTCAGGGGCTACACCACCGGCAAACGATACGAGACTTCGCCATCGCCTCCGAGGCCTTGTTCCTCACGGATGGCCTCTCGGAAGGGGAGAAAGACAGCATCCGCCAATCGCTCTCCGATGTCACAAAGAAGATTCTCGATGAACAGGAAGATCCTGTATTGGAGCGGTCGTGAGCGACTTGACGCAGTCCTCCAATCTCGTCAGACTGCTTTTTCATCCTCACACACAACTGCCGGCGACATCCTAAAAGGCTCGACCGCCGACTCGTGGGAAAGGCGGTCAACGTCATTAGCCTTTTTATCCTTCGAACAGACAAGAACGGCAACCGCTGGGAGATTAGACTTCGAGCAGATGGGACGACTGAACACCGCCGAGAGGGCCGAACGGACTGGCTGGAAGGATGGGCTCCTACGCTGCCACTGCCAAAACAGACAGAGATACCGGATCAATGATCGTGACCGGATCGCCATTATAAGACGAGAGGGGGGCAAAAGGGGGTAATTCTCCGTTTCTAGCGAGACTCACAATTTTCCATATAGGGATTCTTAAGCCTTCTGCTTTCCGCGTTTGGTGTTGTCATAGACCAACTTTGCACGTTCCTTCTCTGACCAGAGTCGCACGCCATAGTCTTCTTGTAATTCCAACCTGGCTTTGTCGTCTCCCTTTCTCGCCTTGCGAAACAGACTCTGGCGATGCTCGTCTTCTTCCTCTTGATTTCCAGACCACGGGTGAGCCATCTCGATTCCTTTGTTGATGGTTACTCTTTCCGTGAGACTACCGTGATGGAGACGGGGTTGATAACGAGTGTGATCCCCAGCTCAAGGGGAGAAAAAGCGGAGTGAAAAGCGTAGTGAATGAAACCGGGAAATGGCGGTAAATCGCGGTAATTAACGGTAGACGGCGGTACTCACGAGAGCAGGGGAATCGCCAGTGTTTGAGCGGTGTTGCGAAGTTTCTCAGGGAGTTACGGCGCGGTGCTCAGGGCGAGTTAGCAAACCGTTGCCTTCGGCCACTCGGCCACCTCTCCCTGAGCGCCGCACGACTTATTCACCTTGTTGCTGACTTGTGGCCAAACCGTGGCAGAACTATCCTGGCCATAGGTTCTTCGTCCCCACCGCCATTGACACGCCCTGCTCAGCGGGGTAGCATTTTATACTTAGATCAGATACACATAGCCGTCCGCCGACTCTGTAACAAAGACCAACTGGCATGCTTCCTCTTCGTAAACAGATCAATGACTACTCCCGCTCGTGCGAGCATCTCATCGCTGCGGCCGCAGAGATCGATGCCATTCCGTTTACTCAAGACGAGATTGATTGGATCGTCTATTACACGACGGAGATGACCAGCCTGGTCGACCAGCTCGTGCGTAAATCTAAAACTCAGGTCCTACACGACCGGCAAACGATCCAAGAGTTCGCCGTTGCCTCCGAGGCGCTGTTCCTCACGAAAGGCCTTTCGGAAGGGGAGAGAGACAGCATCCGCCACTCGGTCTCCGATGTGACCACGAACATTCTGGATGAACAGGAGCGGTAAAAAGCGAAGCGATATTCGGGGAGACATCGTTAGGTATAGGGTGGGTAACCGGCAGGGTTCACAATTTTCCGTATCGGGATTCTCAAGCCTTCTTCTTACCGCGTTTGGGATTTTCATAAACCAACTTTGCACGTTCATGCTCTGACCAGAGTCGCACGCCATAGACGTCTTGTAATTCCAACCTGGCTTTCTCGTCGCCCTTTCTCGCCTTTCGAAACAGACCCTGGCGATGCACGTCTTCTTCTTCTTGACTCAGAGACCACCGTTGGGCCATTTCGACTCCTTGGTTGAGGGTTGCTCTTTCCGTGAGGGCGTCTTAAACGGAGGCGGGAGTAGACAGTCAGTCTGACCCTATTAAGGGGCTGCGTCAAGGAAAAGTGGAGTGAAAAGCGTAGTGAATTAATCCGGGAAATGGCGGTAAAGCGCGGTAATTAACGGTACACCGGGGTACTCACCAACGCAATAGAATCCACAATGTTTAAGCGGTCTTGCAAAGTTTATCAGGGAGTTATGTCGCGGTGCTCACGGCGAGTTAGCAAACTGTTGCCACTCGGCCACCTCTCCGCGCCGTACTGGATATGATTAGTCAATTGTGTGGGAGATATGCATTTTCGAACATCCGGCAACTTGTTCACGCCCAGGTCAGCGCGCACGTTGTAAACTCCCAACCCCTGTGTTACGGTTCCTTCGCCGTCGTACGGGCCTTGCGACGAAGCCGGTTTGAGAAAGGCTCGGATCATCGATGTTGCCTTGTCCGGGAATTCTGTCGGAAGTCAGACCTGAGTCGCCGTATTGCCCGCGTCTTCGGCCCGCTGCTTCCCTCCGTTCCTCCAGTTCAAGACAATGTCTTCATTCAAGGAGGAACTCCACATGGGTTCGAAGCTTTATGTCGGTGGGTTGCCGTATTCGGTGACCGAGCAGCAGTTGACCGAAACATTCGGAGCACATGGCACGGTGGCTTCGGCGAGGATCATCTCAGACAAGTTCACGGGACAGTCGCGTGGATTTGGTTTCGTGGAGATGTCCTCGGATGCTGAGGCGCAAGCCGCGATCACGGCACTTCATGGGACGGAGATGGGAGGCCGCACGTTAACGGTCAATGAAGCGAAACCCATGGAGCAGCGTTCTGGAGGTGGTGGTGGATTCGGTAGCGGCGGAGGCCGTCCAGGTGGCCGTAGTGGCGGTGGAAAGCGTGACCGCTGGTAGCGGGTGCTGCTAATAGGAACGGGGCTCTCCGGCCCATGCCTTCCTCAACCGCACCTCAATGGTATTACGCGGCGCGGGCCGGAATCTCCGCTGAAAACGGAAGGACGAGGTATTCAAACGGCGTGGGTAAGTACACTCTTTCCCGTTGGAGAAACTCAGCCGAGTATACCCTCCAAAATCCTTGATACTCCGTGATGCATCTAGAAGGCAAGCTTAGCATGCTGTGAGAGTTTCAAGCCTTTCGGTTACCGCGTTCGGCAGCATGTCGGGGATTTTCATAGACCAACTTTGCGCGTTCATGCTCTGACTATAGTCGCACGCCATAGACGTCTTGTAATTCCAACTTGGCTTTCTCGTCGCCCTTTCTCGCCTTTCGAAACAGACCCTGGCGATGCAGGTCTTCTTCTTGACTCAGAGACCACCGTTGGGCCATTTCGACTCCTTGGTTGAGGGTTGCTCTTTCCGTGAGGGCGTCTTACGGAGGCGGGAGTAGACGGTCGGTCTGACCCTATTAAGGGGCTGCGTCAAGGAAAGCGGAGTGAAAAGCGTAGTGAATTAATCTGGGAAATGGCGGTAAATCGAGGCAATTAACGGTAGACGGCGGTACGCACCACAGCAGGGAAATCGCCAGTGTTTAATAGGTCTTGCGAGGGTTTTCAGCAGGCTAGGTCAAGGCGGCCAACGCCATTGAGTAGTATGAGGAAGGATCAAGGCTTCGTTTTAAGATTCACTGTCAGGATGCATCCTGGCATCAGGGCTTCAACAATGTCTTGCTCTTCAGTTGGGAGCGCGACGGTTTCTACCTCAAGAGGCAACACGATATCTGGAAACGGCAGCGCACAGCGAGAAAAGTTCAAGAATAATATTTGTAACACTTCAGGTACGACGGGATTACTCGCCAACTCTTCGATGATCGTCAGCAGCATGCGACTTGGGAAGACGATTTGGTCGCTCGCAGTCCGACCGAATTGAATCGGTGATGGTTTCCGTCGAAGCTCATCATCATAGGGATCTGCCGGTAAGGGTGAAACGAGTAACAACGAGACCACCGGGCCCTGCGACGGAAGCACGATGAATCGACCCAATGCCACATCGCCATAGGCATTCAGATGGCCTTGGGACTGCAGAAGATTCATCACGTCAACGGCAAAGGCTTCCGCATTGTCCTGAGGTTCCACTAGGCCGTGTTCCACCAGGATCTCAGCCATGTGTGCAAACTCGCTCCCATAGCCGCGTTACTGTAAGGAACCATTTTCCGACCTTTGCGTGCCATTCTCGGCTCCTTCAACGCCGATCTATCAAGGAGAAGTCACGGGCATTCGCTCGCACTGGTGCGATAGTCGACAATGCCGCCGTCGGTGGAGAGTACGGATACGGAGCGAGGTTAGGCAGTCGGACTTTTCGAGAACACACTGATTTCGCCATGAGGTCCGACTTCCAGTCGCCGGTCTGGATTGGCGAGCAGCGAGGGAATCACCGTGGTGTCTATATACGGCTGTAGGTCTTCTACGGGTTGGACATTCTCCAGGAAGTCGCGATTGAATCGCAGTTGCCAGCTATGTCCGTCCTGATGCACGACAAACAACGTCAGGCGCTCGCCGACACTGATGTCGTCGGAGATTTGTTCCAGACAATCGAGGATGATTTGAATTCGAACGGGATCGACATCCTCCTCATGAGTGGTCATCGTTCCCTCCGCAGTCTGAACGTGAGGAACCCACGTGGTCGCGGTGATCTCCTTGCCGCATGCCCGCATACAATAGCATTCGAAGCGGCCTGATTGTTATCTAGGGAAAATACTAAATTCGGTGAAGAGGGTGGGCAGGAGATCAGGCTGGCACGGTGTCCCTCACGCTGAGGCCATCAGTCCCATAAAACGTTTGCATGCCTGGGTTCTGAACGATCAGTGAAATAGCCTCGGTTTCCATGAACGTTCGGAGTCGATCCAAGGGGAGAGCTTCCATGGCGGGACGGGAGAATCCAAACTGGAACGAGTGCGCGCCATCGTTAAAGACAAACCGATCTTGTTGAGGACTATGGGGAAGCACATCATGGAACCGCTGGGCAAGGCACTCTCGAATAAGGTGAATCTTCAGCTGAAGATCGTCTCGAGTAGGGCTCATGGTGCCCTCCATTGGGGCATTCAAGATTGGTTGCTGGATGAATGAGGAACGTGTGAATCAATTTCACCTTGCGCGACTTCCATTGCGGCAGCCTCTGCCTCGTCCCGAGTTGAGAAACTCCCGGTGGTACGGCCGGTGGCCCTCGATATTTGTGTCAGCCCGTGTTGGAGAATGGTGTACTCACAGATCCATGTTCCATCCTCTTGCTGGCCGGCTCTCAGCTTGATGGCGCGTCCGTTGTAGCTCGATTCCGTCACGGGGTTCTCCCGCGCTTGGTGCGCCTGTGAAACGGGGGCAGCTCCCGTTCCTGAACGTGAATCGATGATCGTTTTTGCCATCAACAGGGCGGCGGCTCTAGCCTCGCTCGAAGAAGGAAAACTGCTGTCTGTATAGCCCCTCGTGGACGGTGATTCGGAGATGACAAACTCAATGATGACATATTCACAGACCCATGTCCCATCATCCTGTCTATGAGGAGTCAACACAATCTGCAGGCTTTTATAGGTGTCCCTTGTTGGGCGAGAGTTGAGATCCTCCTCCATAGCACCTCCCAATTATGCGGATCTTCATAGTGGTCCACGGCTAAAAGCGACCAAGGCATCTAGTTGCCTTGGGTAGATGTGATAATTGATCGTTTACTCCCATTCTTGAGCTGGCGATTTCCCTAGTACGTTCGCGGTGGCAGGCGTAGGGCATTGGCAGATTTCATCGGTGTAAGCGCGCGTGCTCACGCAGGTGGGCATGACACAATGGAAAGAAAAGCGGGGAGTCGTGTGAAACTAAGGCTTAGTCGGTATCGATGAGAAGGTAGGTCCGTGTATATCGATCAGCGCTTTGCCTTCCGGCAGGGGATTTCAAATGGTCAAGTCGTCACGGTCTTTAACATCCGCCCGCTTTCAAAACTTCCAGATACTCAATCAGCAGTTGAATTTCATTTTCATAGAGCATGCCTCGGAACGGCGGCATGCCGGTTCCTGGAATGCCGTCTCGTATGGCGTTGTAGCGTGCCATGTCAGTGTGTAATCGTAAGACGGCGGGATTTCTCAAGTCTGTCGGCTTGGGATTGAGCTGCTCAACATCCGGAGTCACGTTGGTCTTTCCATCGGCGTCGGTGCCGTGGCATTCCCAGCAGACCGCACTTCCATTGAAAAGTTGTTTCCCCTTCTGGACCAACTCCATGTCATCGCTCTGGCATGCGTTGGCCTGTCCCGTGATGAACAGCAACACGACTACTATGGCAACGGTATGCATCAGCGAAGGACACTGACAGGTTTTGCC is a genomic window containing:
- a CDS encoding MFS transporter; the encoded protein is MSETIHPDRREPSPPSPLRWMILGLLFAISVVTYIDRVNISVTAREMMPALGLTDQQMGYVFSAFVVGYALFQVPGGWLSDRWGIRIVLTIALIWWSCFTAWTAMAATSFLAGSLGIVGALALVRFLLGVGEAAALPTFNRAVTDWLPPHERGLGIGTAIGGIGIGAAITPPLTAWVMVNYGWQTAFYLSSGIGIGLAAIWWFLAADRPATHPWTTHRVATPCTTPASTTRPSIPWTTLRNTPSVWWLMLSYGCLGYVAYVYMSWFYLYLVNERGFTVLRGGLFAAAPFLTILVSCPLGGWVTDRLTIRQGVTKGRQIVGMVGMGLAAGSIALGSALESPYLAIASLSLGAGWLYFTIGAYWSSTSDLSPTHTGSLSGLMNMGANLGGAISPTLTPWLAQQWGWSASLGFAAFIAFIGGIMWIRIKPGDGLAKDDTGRGGLSAEHVPSINQN
- a CDS encoding FKBP-type peptidyl-prolyl cis-trans isomerase, producing the protein MRIRTLCLATGLLVLSAPLLAASQDPVNDDQKTLYALGLAISQSLGTFSLSETELEMVKTGMTDGVLKRPPKADLQTFGPKIQILQQSRLALVAEGEKKTGAAFTAKAASEKGSTKTESGIVITAIKPGTGAAPKATDTVKVHYHGTLTDGTVFDSSVKRGEPATFPLDKVIKCWTEGVQQIKIGGKSRLICPSNLAYGDSGSPPTIKPGATLVFEVELLEILSK
- a CDS encoding MBL fold metallo-hydrolase encodes the protein MNESYLVTALLDVNDVQDVDDRAEARTYLISDRMSGMAAIIDSVLENIERDCKVIRDLGLTLLFALETHIHADHITGASLLKARTGAQIVYGGGAKGVVMGADRFLFDGETLSLGDTRIQGLATPGHTDSCISYVLPGAVFTGDSLFIGSNGRTDLQGGSAEKLFDSIRHNLFALPDDTIVYPGHDYNGRVSSTIGEEKRCNQRLNLSILKAAFIETMNARKVPPPAKMSIAIPANMRAGNI
- a CDS encoding RNA-binding protein, with the translated sequence MGSKLYVGGLPYSVTEQQLTETFGAHGTVASARIISDKFTGQSRGFGFVEMSSDAEAQAAITALHGTEMGGRTLTVNEAKPMEQRSGGGGGFGSGGGRPGGRSGGGKRDRW
- a CDS encoding c-type cytochrome, with amino-acid sequence MWGFEYRGKTCQCPSLMHTVAIVVVLLFITGQANACQSDDMELVQKGKQLFNGSAVCWECHGTDADGKTNVTPDVEQLNPKPTDLRNPAVLRLHTDMARYNAIRDGIPGTGMPPFRGMLYENEIQLLIEYLEVLKAGGC